The following are encoded in a window of Anopheles gambiae chromosome X, idAnoGambNW_F1_1, whole genome shotgun sequence genomic DNA:
- the LOC133392235 gene encoding circumsporozoite protein-like, giving the protein MTPIVVKPTTNQLTFLLEDMEVDHDLKLISRSKPISASRAAAAAAAAASSTAAAAQHSVNDGASGSTGGTGGGTQTGGGGGGGVGVGGGGVGVGGGGGGGGGGANAADQNGGSQPAEGYGGSGAAPTGTGGQSNAQPSTETRIEDGKLWYERRWFHRGQPVHVEGRDIPRFPANISAIGTEAICVKKTSDGQKVRIFLSHLRRGKVSIKRRAN; this is encoded by the exons CCAACGACCAACCAGCTGACGTTTCTGCTGGAGGACATGGAGGTGGACCACGATCTGAAGCTGATCTCGCGCAGCAAGCCGATCTCGGCGAGCCGGGCGGCAgctgcggccgccgccgcagcctcctccaccgccgccgccgctcaaCATTCCGTCAACGATGGGGCGAGCGGTAGCACCGGCGGCACGGGTGGAGGAACGCAAACGGGTGgtggcggaggaggaggagtaggagtaggaggaggaggagtaggagtaggaggaggaggagggggcggcggcggaggaGCGAATGCTGCCGACCAGAACGGTGGATCTCAGCCGGCGGAGGGCTACGGTGGCAGTGGGGCAGCACCCACGGGAACG ggcgGACAATCGAACGCGCAACCGTCGACGGAAACGCGCATCGAGGATGGGAAGCTGTGGTACGAGCGGCGCTGGTTCCACCGCGGCCAGCCGGTGCACGTCGAGGGCCGGGACATACCGCGCTTTCCGGCCAACATCTCCGCGATCGGGACCGAGGCGATCTGCGTGAAGAAAACGTCCGACGGGCAGAAGGTGCGCATCTTTCTGTCGCATCTGCGCCGCGGCAAGGTGTCGATCAAGCGGCGGGCCAACTAA
- the LOC11175749 gene encoding uncharacterized protein LOC11175749, producing the protein MDLSNKDDTGSAKSIWPMDTKDGPAASASRIPPMSASPQQQQPMELSVGGGQPARPPTRRPTRRAAMKTGGGPVRSFKRPAPPPMGAAGRSATSSRQAGDGLGAIRQRRNSTVDTSTAAGGQLRGSRRTEWEDETIARQQRQADSEKENKRE; encoded by the exons ATGGATCTAAGCAACAAAG ACGACACCGGCTCGGCTAAGTCAATCTGGCCGATGGATACGAAGGACGGGCCGGCGGCTTCGGCCTCACGCATTCCGCCGATGTCGGCGtccccgcagcagcagcagccgatggAGTTGTCGGTGGGCGGCGGGCAACCGGCGCGTCCACCGACGCGCCGACCGACGCGCAGAGCGGCGATGAAGACCGGGGGAGGGCCGGTGCGGTCCTTTAAGCGCCCGGCGCCCCCGCCAATGGGTGCCGCGGGCCGCAGCGCCACATCGTCGCGGCAGGCGGGGGATGGTTTGGGCGCGATCCGGCAGCGCCGCAATAGTACGGTCGACACATCGACGGCGGCAGGCGGGCAGCTGCGGGGATCCAGGCGCACGGAGTGGGAAGACGAAACCATTGCGCGCCAGCAGCGCCAAGCGGACTCGGAGAAGGAGAACAAGCGCGAGTGA
- the LOC1272330 gene encoding small ribosomal subunit protein eS10B isoform X2 gives MFMPKAHRVAIYEYLFKEGVLVAQKDFYAPKHPELENIPNLHVIKTMQSLKSKNFVKEQFAWRHYYWYLTNEGIEYLRAFLHLPSEIVPSTLKRAARSEPQRARTQAGPRPEGPKTGEDRQAYRRMQQAAPADKKGDVGVGAGELEYRGGFGRGNRM, from the exons ATGTTCATGCCAAAAGCACATCGCGTCGCCATCTACGAGTACCTCTTCAAGGAGGGTGTGCTGGTCGCGCAGAAGGATTTCTACGCCCCGAAACACCCGGAGCTGGAGAACATCCCGAACCTGCACGTCATCAAGACGATGCAGTCGCTCAAGTCGAAGAACTTCGTGAAGGAGCAGTTCGCCTGGCGCCACTACTACTGGTATCTGACCAACGAGGGTATCGAGTACCTGCGCGCCTTCCTGCATCTGCCGTCCGAGATCGTGCCGTCGACGCTGAAGCGCGCCGCCCGCTCGGAGCCACAGCGTGCCCGCACCCAGGCCGGCCCCCGGCCCGAGGGTCCGAAGACGGGCGAGGACCGCCAGGCATACCGGCGCATGCAGCAGGCCGCCCCGGCCGACAAGAAGGGAGACGTCGGTGTCGGTGCCGGCGAGCTCGAATAC CGTGGTGGATTCGGCCGTGGTAACCGTATGTAA
- the LOC1272330 gene encoding small ribosomal subunit protein eS10B isoform X1, which yields MFMPKAHRVAIYEYLFKEGVLVAQKDFYAPKHPELENIPNLHVIKTMQSLKSKNFVKEQFAWRHYYWYLTNEGIEYLRAFLHLPSEIVPSTLKRAARSEPQRARTQAGPRPEGPKTGEDRQAYRRMQQAAPADKKGDVGVGAGELEYVSTVMCVAFGVAIRL from the coding sequence ATGTTCATGCCAAAAGCACATCGCGTCGCCATCTACGAGTACCTCTTCAAGGAGGGTGTGCTGGTCGCGCAGAAGGATTTCTACGCCCCGAAACACCCGGAGCTGGAGAACATCCCGAACCTGCACGTCATCAAGACGATGCAGTCGCTCAAGTCGAAGAACTTCGTGAAGGAGCAGTTCGCCTGGCGCCACTACTACTGGTATCTGACCAACGAGGGTATCGAGTACCTGCGCGCCTTCCTGCATCTGCCGTCCGAGATCGTGCCGTCGACGCTGAAGCGCGCCGCCCGCTCGGAGCCACAGCGTGCCCGCACCCAGGCCGGCCCCCGGCCCGAGGGTCCGAAGACGGGCGAGGACCGCCAGGCATACCGGCGCATGCAGCAGGCCGCCCCGGCCGACAAGAAGGGAGACGTCGGTGTCGGTGCCGGCGAGCTCGAATACGTAAGTACAGTAATGTGTGTGGCCTTTGGTGTCGCCATTCGTCTAtaa
- the LOC1272331 gene encoding uncharacterized protein LOC1272331: MDFFKSVLPPLPKLPKLKKIRQWNGGSLLNLHQFPNLPAAFNLGGSVPAAPATTTSTRRQPALPRGDCVHPPHGPAPPPARAQPPQHMRHSSDISIISAAVSSRTPADYSHRDNLGLYALKCDRSAAKRGILLHLPRKITQAVGGGGGDMMVQHGAPAMVHEKFSPCKRHPPAVDAPLPEIRPPPRRRKRPPPAVTHQRQPPAGPPEADLSRWQKNSSELFRIVERESATAARARSAGGLGMPRAKKPHRAGAAAAAPAKSAFLDAPTSSSDGVVELVQQTKAQSVDNLLAVRYHRRRRGAFAEPERSRDDTDSESSDRQVQSLRHHQPPSHHHHRRTSSAAGAEIVPTAAATQPRQRAPLRTIRQQQQPPPASGSTSLPPAGALDRACDFSIDNNSDEIEVRFRRGYSTDGSSDATTTVAVIAPPPAQATEPSKIAEKLPLPPRVLQLRRTDSDANRGRWEPGAGVPKHEPKGETPDPTPPPPPPPPPPPPTAILPPLPVAAPGTGRAFTPLAEVLRKSLDSAELKRKWLNDFLSQGSEGEPAGDGPGRPAVTAMELEEAFVPQLDIVQRMDRQLAELESGGTGPPHHRQGSAGSVDIFRRPACDFDEFDELFTPAEVEQQPAGQKTGKLNERVTCIERDSTTSNLCFSSSSFSCASLEDGKPPALPPTAPPPPPPPPPPACLAVAGGAARRRWSAGSDELVPPNAGTGCRSTVKIQDYSGKHQHLQRVRYLSSPSPSRSSTVVQPPDGDSGGSVDSGEPHANGNTNAVHPGGGGGSTTVENSVSTSSRKMLPVPENLTQNGHWTGVERQGDQHTARPDRLSSTGTGGVNNNSNHSVLPDYSEYYNEEGVIII; this comes from the exons GCGTGCTGCCACCGCTGCCGAAGCTCCCGAAGCTGAAGAAAATCCGCCAATGGAACGGTGGCTCCCTGCTGAACCTGCACCAGTTCCCGAACCTGCCCGCTGCGTTCAACCTCGGCGGCAGTGTCCCGGCCGCCCCCGCAACAACGACCAGCACCCGCCGGCAGCCGGCCCTGCCCCGCGGTGACTGCGTGCACCCGCCGCACGGACCCGCCCCACCGCCAGCCCGCGCCCAGCCGCCGCAGCACATGCGCCACTCGTCCGACATTTCCATCATCTCGGCGGCGGTCAGCAGCCGCACGCCGGCCGACTACAGCCACCGGGACAATCTCGGCCTGTACGCGCTCAAGTGCGATCGCAGCGCGGCCAAGCGCGGCATactgctccacctgccgcgcAAGATCACGCAAGCGGtcggaggcggcggcggcgacatGATGGTGCAGCACGGTGCGCCCGCCATGGTGCACGAGAAGTTTTCCCCCTGCAAGCGGCATCCCCCGGCAGTGGACGCGCCGCTGCCCGAGATAAGGCCGCCGCCGAGGCGCAGAAAGCGGCCCCCGCCCGCGGTGACCCACCAGCGGCAACCGCCCGCCGGCCCCCCGGAAGCGGATCTGAGCCGGTGGCAGAAGAACAGCAGCGAGCTGTTCCGGATCGTGGAGCGCGAGTCGGCGACCGCGGCCCGGGCCCGCTCGGCGGGCGGCCTGGGGATGCCGCGGGCAAAGAAGCCGCACCGTGCCggtgccgccgctgccgccccGGCCAAGAGCGCTTTTTTAGACGCACCGACGTCGAGCAGCGACGGCGTGGTCGAGCTGGTCCAGCAGACGAAGGCCCAATCGGTGGACAACCTGCTGGCGGTGCGGTAccaccggcggcggcggggcGCCTTCGCCGAGCCGGAGCGCTCCCGGGACGACACGGACAGTGAGTCGTCCGACCGGCAGGTGCAATCATTACGGCACCATCAGCCACCatcgcaccatcatcatcgacgCACCTCGTCGGCTGCCGGGGCGGAAATCGTCCCCACGGCGGCCGCAACGCAACCGAGACAACGGGCTCCACTGCGCACCatacgtcagcagcagcagccgccgccggcGTCGGGCTCCACTTCACTGCCGCCCGCCGGGGCGCTCGACCGGGCGTGCGATTTCTCCATCGACAACAACTCGGACGAGATCGAGGTGCGGTTCCGGCGGGGCTACAGTACGGACGGCAGCAGCGACGCCACGACGACGGTGGCGGTCATCGCCCCGCCGCCCGCGCAAGCCACCGAGCCAAGCAAGATCGCGGAAAAGCTGCCCCTTCCGCCGCGCGTTTTGCAGCTCCGCCGGACCGACTCGGACGCCAATCGGGGCAGATGGGAGCCGGGTGCGGGCGTACCGAAACACGAGCCCAAAGGCGAGACACCCGATCCCACacctcctccccctcctccaCCGCCTCCACCTCCCCCTACCGCTATTCTTCCCCCACTGCCTGTTGCCGCACCTGGCACGGGCCGCGCCTTCACGCCACTGGCCGAGGTGCTGCGCAAATCGCTCGACAGTGCGGAGCTGAAGCGCAAGTGGCTCAACGACTTCCTGTCGCAGGGCAGCGAGGGCGAGCCGGCCGGCGACGGTCCGGGCCGGCCGGCCGTCACGGCGATGGAGCTGGAGGAAGCGTTCGTGCCGCAGCTCGACATCGTCCAGCGGATGGATCGCCAGCTGGCGGAGCTGGAGTCGGGCGGGACGGGGCCGCCCCACCACCGGCAGGGTTCGGCCGGCAGCGTGGACATCTTCCGCCGGCCGGCCTGCGATTTCGACGAGTTTGACGAGCTGTTCACGCCGGCGGAAGTGGAGCAGCAGCCGGCCGGCCAGAAGACCGGCAAGCTGAACGAACGAGTCACGTGCATCGAGCGggacagcaccaccagcaatctctgcttctcctcctcctccttctcgtGCGCGAGCCTGGAGGACGGAAAGCCGCCAGCCCTGCCGCCAACTGCACCGCCTCCAccgcctccaccaccaccgccggctTGCCTGGCGGTTGCGGGTGGCGCAGCACGACGGCGGTGGAGTGCCGGGAGTGACGAGCTGGTACCACCGAACGCCGGAACCGGTTGCAGAAGCACGGTCAAGATACAGGACTACAGCGGCAAGCATCAGCATCTGCAGCGCGTGCGCTACCTTTCCTCGCCGTCCCCGTCCCGCAGCTCGACGGTCGTTCAGCCGCCGGACGGCGACTCGGGCGGCAGCGTCGACAGTGGCGAGCCGCACGCGAATGGGAACACCAATGCAGTGCAtcccggtggcggtggtggcagcaCAACGGTAGAAAATTCTGTTTCCACCAGCAGCCGGAAAATGCTGCCCGTGCCGGAAAATCTAACCCAG AACGGCCACTGGACGGGTGTGGAGCGGCAGGGCGATCAACACACGGCGCGTCCGGACCGGCTGTCATCAACCGGCACTGGCGGagtaaacaacaacagcaaccacagTGTGCTGCCGGATTACAGCGAATACTACAACGAGGAGGGTGTCATTATTATATGA